Proteins from a single region of Gemmatimonadaceae bacterium:
- a CDS encoding alpha/beta fold hydrolase — protein MHRLLSLLTLPSLLAGRAVAQNAPSTPPGADYVIHNFKFESGETLPELRLHYIALGHPRKDARGIVRNAVVINHGTGGSGAGFLSRTFGGQLFGPGQLLDTSKYYIVLQDGIGHGKSSKPSNGMHAHFPSYTYDDMVDAQHELLTKGLGVNHLRLAMGTSMGCMHAWVWGERYPDFVDGLVPLACAPTQIAGRNRMIRTMIMDAIRNDPGYDGGEYTTEPRGLRDAEGFLFIMTSAPKVQQKQAPTRDKADSVIRAYQDRGSRTADANDMLYQFNASRNYDPSHDLEKITAPVLAINSADDFVNPPELGLMEQLMPRVKHGKYVLLPITDQTRGHGTHSLPAVWGGYLAEFLKNLPER, from the coding sequence ATGCATCGACTTCTTTCTCTGCTCACTCTTCCCTCACTGCTCGCCGGGCGTGCCGTCGCGCAGAATGCGCCGAGCACTCCTCCCGGCGCCGACTACGTCATTCACAATTTCAAATTCGAGAGCGGCGAGACGCTGCCCGAGCTGCGGCTGCACTACATCGCACTTGGGCACCCGCGCAAGGATGCGCGCGGCATCGTACGCAACGCCGTCGTGATCAACCACGGAACCGGCGGCAGCGGCGCCGGTTTTCTGAGCCGAACGTTCGGCGGCCAGTTGTTCGGCCCCGGCCAGCTCCTGGACACGAGCAAGTATTACATCGTGCTGCAGGATGGCATCGGCCACGGCAAGTCGAGCAAGCCGAGCAACGGCATGCATGCGCACTTTCCGAGCTATACCTACGACGACATGGTCGATGCGCAGCACGAGCTGCTTACCAAAGGGCTGGGCGTGAATCATCTGCGCCTGGCCATGGGCACCTCGATGGGCTGCATGCACGCGTGGGTGTGGGGCGAACGCTATCCCGACTTCGTCGACGGGCTGGTGCCGCTGGCGTGCGCGCCGACGCAGATCGCCGGCCGCAATCGCATGATCCGCACGATGATCATGGATGCCATCCGCAACGATCCGGGCTACGACGGCGGCGAGTACACGACCGAGCCGCGCGGCCTGCGCGACGCCGAAGGGTTCTTGTTCATCATGACGTCGGCGCCCAAGGTGCAGCAGAAGCAGGCGCCGACGCGCGACAAGGCCGACTCGGTGATCCGCGCCTATCAGGATCGCGGATCGCGCACAGCGGACGCGAACGACATGCTCTACCAGTTCAACGCGTCGCGCAACTACGACCCCTCGCACGATCTGGAGAAGATCACGGCGCCGGTGCTGGCCATCAACTCGGCGGACGACTTCGTGAATCCGCCGGAGTTGGGCCTGATGGAGCAGCTGATGCCGCGGGTGAAGCACGGCAAATACGTCCTGCTGCCGATCACCGACCAAACGCGCGGACACGGCACGCATTCGCTGCCGGCGGTGTGGGGCGGGTATCTCGCGGAGTTCTTGAAGAACTTACCAGAACGGTAA
- a CDS encoding PAS domain S-box protein — translation MSDDSMSLAVIETRFRGAIAASLDAFFLCESVREGGRIVDFRIVEVNERGEAFLGRRRDELVGQLATDIAATIGESGLLAKMARVVETGESIEEELCFKDDDGQELWVRHQIVRVDDGIAITSRDITKRKEIQNSLAESEARYRLLVESASDGIYRIDPHGIFTYANPVASRLLGFKADEAGIVGRMYLDFVRRDHHAQGIELYKRQMTERIPVTYWEFPAIAVDGRELWIGQNVHIEQRDGRVVSLFAVARDITERKNAELALRESEERHRFLAENSTDMLARTLPNGTILYTSPVCLELLGFPAEELVGRSVFEFCHTDDLEIVRAASARLLGHHGIETFTYRVRRRDGHYVWFETTSQAVRDAKTGMAAEVLSVSRDVTERRRMEEELRQAQKMEAVGQLAGGVAHDFNNLLTSIRGFSDLLARSVEQGDPRRKDIAEILKATERAAALTRQLLAFSKRQILRLEPLNINAIVEDMTKIVRRLLGETIAVETALDGSVWTVRADPGQLEQVLLNLALNARDAMSDGGRLHIETRNVVIEPNPGEAVIPPGKYVVLEVTDSGVGMNEDTRARAFEPFFTTKDPNGRPGLGLATVYGIVMQSGGHISVASSVGAGTTFTIHLPATVVSSSGEHGAIGTTPRSSAGNTILIAEDNEGVRALTVRLLVDAGYKVFEGCDGVDALDTLKKLSEPVDLLISDVMMPRMNGSELVQHFHRLQPGTPVLLMSGYMDEESVRRAFADSEAVLAKPFTAEALLTRVKEFIGAGIT, via the coding sequence TTGAGCGACGACTCCATGTCGCTCGCGGTCATCGAGACGCGCTTTCGCGGCGCGATCGCGGCAAGCCTCGACGCGTTCTTTCTGTGCGAGAGCGTGCGTGAAGGCGGGCGGATCGTCGACTTTCGCATCGTCGAGGTGAACGAGCGCGGCGAAGCGTTCCTCGGACGCCGCCGAGACGAGCTCGTGGGCCAGCTCGCCACGGACATCGCGGCGACGATCGGCGAAAGCGGACTCCTCGCCAAGATGGCGCGCGTGGTCGAGACCGGGGAGTCGATCGAGGAAGAGCTCTGTTTCAAGGACGACGACGGCCAGGAGCTGTGGGTCCGGCACCAGATCGTGCGCGTGGACGACGGCATCGCGATCACGTCGCGCGACATCACCAAGCGTAAGGAAATTCAGAATTCTCTTGCCGAGAGCGAGGCGCGGTATCGGCTGCTGGTCGAGTCGGCGAGTGACGGCATCTACCGCATCGACCCGCACGGCATCTTCACCTACGCCAATCCGGTGGCCTCGCGACTGCTCGGCTTCAAGGCCGATGAGGCGGGCATCGTCGGACGGATGTACCTCGACTTCGTGCGCCGCGACCATCATGCGCAGGGCATCGAGCTGTACAAGCGGCAGATGACCGAGCGCATTCCCGTCACATACTGGGAATTTCCCGCGATCGCGGTCGATGGCCGCGAGCTGTGGATTGGCCAGAACGTGCACATCGAGCAGCGCGACGGCCGCGTCGTTTCGCTCTTCGCCGTCGCGCGCGACATCACGGAACGCAAGAACGCCGAGCTGGCGCTGCGCGAGAGCGAGGAGCGGCATCGCTTCCTCGCCGAGAATTCCACGGACATGCTGGCGCGGACGCTGCCGAACGGCACGATCCTCTACACGTCGCCCGTCTGTCTCGAGCTGCTCGGCTTTCCCGCCGAGGAGCTGGTTGGCCGCTCGGTATTCGAGTTCTGTCATACCGACGACCTCGAGATCGTCCGCGCGGCGAGCGCGCGGCTGCTCGGCCACCACGGCATCGAGACCTTCACGTATCGCGTTCGCCGGCGCGACGGGCACTACGTCTGGTTCGAGACGACGAGCCAGGCGGTGCGCGACGCGAAGACGGGTATGGCGGCCGAAGTCCTTTCCGTGTCGCGGGACGTCACCGAGCGGCGCCGCATGGAAGAAGAGCTGCGCCAGGCGCAAAAAATGGAAGCGGTCGGCCAGCTCGCGGGCGGTGTGGCGCATGACTTCAACAATCTGCTCACGTCCATTCGCGGCTTCAGCGATCTGCTCGCGCGGAGCGTCGAGCAGGGCGATCCGCGCCGCAAGGACATTGCCGAAATCCTCAAGGCGACGGAACGCGCCGCGGCGCTGACGCGACAGCTGCTGGCCTTCAGCAAACGCCAGATCCTGCGGCTGGAGCCGCTGAACATCAACGCGATCGTCGAGGACATGACCAAGATCGTCCGCCGCCTGCTCGGCGAGACGATCGCGGTGGAGACCGCGCTCGACGGCAGCGTGTGGACGGTGCGCGCCGATCCGGGCCAGCTCGAGCAGGTGCTGCTCAATCTCGCGTTGAACGCGCGCGACGCGATGAGCGACGGCGGCCGCCTGCACATCGAGACGCGCAACGTCGTCATCGAGCCGAACCCGGGCGAAGCGGTGATCCCGCCGGGCAAGTACGTGGTGCTCGAGGTGACCGATTCCGGCGTGGGCATGAATGAGGACACGCGCGCCCGCGCGTTCGAGCCGTTCTTCACGACGAAGGATCCGAACGGGCGCCCGGGACTTGGTCTCGCGACAGTGTACGGTATCGTGATGCAGAGCGGCGGACACATCTCCGTGGCGAGCAGCGTCGGCGCCGGCACCACGTTCACCATTCATCTTCCGGCGACCGTCGTCTCGAGCAGCGGCGAGCATGGCGCGATCGGTACGACGCCGCGCTCATCGGCGGGGAACACGATCCTCATTGCCGAAGACAACGAGGGCGTGCGCGCGCTGACGGTGCGTCTGCTCGTCGACGCGGGCTACAAGGTGTTCGAAGGTTGCGACGGCGTCGATGCGCTCGACACGCTCAAGAAACTCTCGGAGCCGGTTGACCTGCTCATCTCCGACGTGATGATGCCACGCATGAACGGCAGCGAGCTCGTGCAGCACTTCCATCGGCTGCAGCCCGGCACGCCGGTGCTTCTGATGTCCGGCTACATGGACGAGGAATCGGTCCGGCGAGCGTTCGCGGACTCCGAGGCGGTGCTCGCGAAGCCGTTCACGGCGGAAGCATTGCTCACGCGCGTGAAAGAGTTCATTGGGGCGGGGATTACGTAG
- a CDS encoding prolyl oligopeptidase family serine peptidase: MRRTFAAVLASSFVVCSVAAPCRAQSRQAGNAASSAASTTFTAEDALAVNAATIGDLTPDGRYLAVISTMRRDQFGQDFRRDGDPSYARSIPARLLVIDTKSGETQSVFADKKSVKDVRWSPDGKRLAMFIFNGGVSEPVIWDRATGKSTTARLPAGKYVAENSDLRWSADGKQLVFAVHTTDWRKKARDTFANMTTGPVFVQSSLDPFLAWDDIRRMANVRSVVALDLQTNQLHELIPEVMVSNYTLAEDGTAITFNRDIQKKTDYDSFGSETSLHSRAVNGGAERTILPTTKGMQVQFAEDGKHYAYSKDGRVYVGSIDDKDARLLVGPPETRRGEPQDTSKAARERLAKERFSLVRYSPAGDALLVSNREGMWLVDVGSGTREQVIATDDSSATAPRIAFAAWSDDGQHLYLTKASRQKWERGVVRYDRPNKSLTELVKDGRVYSGLRLSKDGKTAVLAIANGNRPADIYVGNADLTDLRRVVESNPQLAQKQIGGTELVSFLDADGHPKNAVVYYPADYQKGKAYPTVFEVYEDFFDDNYDIRANVLTGHGYVVVHPSVDFDIGFPGEAWLKGVTAAANKLIEMGVADSARLAVQGQSYGGYAVNLLVTQTNRFKAAVNISGKVDLISFYTDSPRLGVRNVNAAEKTQDRIGATLWEQPQKYEAHSAILYADRIKTPLLLITGEQDSNVPADNTREMYYALRRLGKEVVWVNYMNGGHGGGTASADDFLDMQRRILQWYDTKLKPAGSKVASN, translated from the coding sequence ATGCGCCGCACCTTCGCCGCCGTCCTCGCCTCGTCGTTCGTCGTTTGCAGCGTCGCCGCGCCATGTCGCGCGCAGTCGCGACAAGCCGGCAATGCGGCGTCGAGCGCAGCGAGCACGACGTTCACCGCCGAGGATGCGCTCGCGGTGAATGCAGCGACGATCGGCGATCTCACCCCCGACGGCCGATACCTCGCCGTCATCTCGACGATGCGCCGCGATCAATTCGGCCAGGATTTCCGCCGCGACGGAGATCCCAGCTACGCGCGCTCGATTCCGGCTCGCCTGCTCGTGATCGATACGAAATCAGGCGAGACACAATCCGTGTTCGCTGATAAGAAGAGCGTCAAGGACGTGCGCTGGTCGCCCGACGGCAAACGCCTGGCCATGTTCATCTTCAACGGCGGCGTGTCGGAGCCGGTGATCTGGGATCGCGCGACCGGAAAGTCGACGACCGCACGCTTGCCCGCCGGAAAATACGTGGCCGAGAACAGCGACCTGCGCTGGTCGGCGGATGGGAAGCAGCTCGTGTTCGCGGTTCACACGACGGACTGGCGGAAGAAAGCACGCGACACATTCGCCAACATGACGACGGGTCCCGTGTTCGTGCAGTCGAGCCTCGATCCGTTTCTCGCGTGGGATGACATTCGCCGCATGGCGAACGTGCGCAGCGTCGTCGCGCTCGATCTCCAGACGAATCAGCTGCACGAGCTGATTCCCGAAGTGATGGTGAGCAACTACACGCTCGCTGAAGATGGAACCGCCATCACCTTCAATCGGGACATTCAGAAAAAGACCGACTACGACAGCTTCGGGTCGGAGACGTCACTGCACTCGCGAGCCGTGAACGGCGGAGCCGAACGCACGATTCTGCCGACCACGAAAGGCATGCAGGTTCAGTTCGCGGAAGACGGGAAGCATTACGCATACTCGAAGGATGGCCGCGTATACGTCGGCTCCATCGACGACAAGGACGCACGGCTTCTCGTGGGTCCGCCTGAAACTCGGCGCGGCGAACCGCAGGACACCTCGAAGGCTGCCCGCGAGCGCCTGGCGAAGGAGCGCTTCAGTCTGGTGCGCTACAGCCCGGCGGGCGACGCGTTACTCGTGTCGAATCGCGAAGGAATGTGGCTCGTCGACGTCGGCTCCGGCACTCGCGAGCAAGTCATCGCGACGGACGATTCGAGCGCGACGGCCCCGCGCATCGCGTTCGCCGCATGGAGCGACGACGGCCAGCATCTGTATCTCACGAAGGCGTCGCGCCAGAAGTGGGAGCGCGGCGTCGTCCGCTACGACCGTCCAAACAAGTCGCTGACGGAGCTGGTGAAGGACGGCCGTGTGTATTCGGGGCTCAGATTATCGAAGGACGGCAAGACGGCGGTGCTCGCGATCGCGAACGGCAATCGGCCGGCGGACATCTACGTCGGAAACGCCGACCTCACGGACCTGCGGCGCGTCGTGGAGTCGAACCCGCAGCTGGCGCAGAAGCAGATCGGCGGCACGGAGCTGGTGTCGTTCCTCGACGCGGACGGCCACCCGAAGAACGCGGTGGTCTACTACCCTGCGGATTATCAGAAAGGCAAGGCATATCCCACTGTCTTCGAGGTCTATGAGGATTTCTTCGACGACAACTACGACATTCGGGCGAACGTTCTCACCGGGCACGGATATGTCGTCGTGCATCCCTCCGTCGACTTCGACATCGGATTCCCGGGCGAGGCATGGCTCAAGGGCGTCACCGCCGCGGCGAACAAGTTGATCGAGATGGGCGTCGCCGATTCGGCGCGCCTCGCGGTACAAGGGCAAAGCTACGGCGGCTATGCGGTCAATCTTCTCGTCACGCAGACCAACCGGTTCAAGGCGGCGGTGAACATCTCCGGCAAGGTCGATCTCATCAGCTTCTACACCGACAGCCCGCGACTCGGCGTGCGGAACGTGAACGCCGCGGAAAAGACGCAGGATCGCATTGGCGCCACGCTGTGGGAGCAGCCGCAGAAATACGAGGCGCACAGCGCGATATTATATGCGGACCGCATCAAGACGCCGCTGCTGCTCATCACGGGCGAGCAGGACTCGAACGTGCCGGCCGACAACACCCGAGAGATGTATTACGCGCTCAGACGGCTCGGGAAGGAAGTCGTGTGGGTGAACTACATGAACGGCGGTCACGGCGGCGGTACCGCGTCGGCGGACGATTTTCTGGACATGCAGCGCCGGATTCTCCAATGGTACGATACCAAGCTGAAGCCGGCGGGCAGCAAGGTGGCCAGCAACTAA
- a CDS encoding MarR family transcriptional regulator, with amino-acid sequence MRSIVRALRINTRAIELKMGISLAQLFVLQQLAERSAASLNELAERTATHQSSVSVVVRRLVERGFVSRTSSTSDKRRIEIELTDAGRRLLEGAPMTIQVQMMTALHRMDSHESRTLADLLEKWLRESKIDFTSPPMLGELEEVES; translated from the coding sequence GTGCGCAGCATTGTGCGCGCACTCCGCATCAACACGCGCGCGATCGAGCTGAAGATGGGCATCAGCCTGGCGCAGCTGTTCGTGCTGCAGCAGCTCGCCGAACGTTCGGCGGCCTCGCTTAACGAGCTGGCCGAGCGAACGGCGACACACCAGAGCTCCGTCTCGGTGGTGGTCCGCCGTCTGGTCGAGCGCGGCTTCGTGTCGCGCACTTCGTCGACGAGCGACAAGCGGCGCATCGAGATCGAGCTGACGGATGCCGGGCGCCGGCTGCTCGAGGGCGCACCGATGACGATTCAGGTGCAGATGATGACGGCGCTGCACCGCATGGACAGCCACGAGAGCAGGACGCTGGCCGATCTGCTCGAAAAGTGGCTGCGGGAGTCGAAGATCGACTTCACCTCGCCGCCGATGCTCGGCGAGCTCGAGGAAGTGGAGAGCTGA
- a CDS encoding bifunctional DedA family/phosphatase PAP2 family protein, translating to MLDVVSQWVAHYGYVLVALFLLVEGAGVPVPGETALVTAAALAGRGTLSLAGVIIAGAIGTILGGHTGYWIGARGGTRFVHRHGKWVGLSPKHLERTRRFFDQHGSKTVLLGRFVAVVRSFVGIFAGITQMPMRQFATYNAIGGSVWVAAFSILGYVFGRNLPRLVHDIGRVSLVLALLIAVVVAVVFLWRWFAKNRTSVVASLEESFERAAAGPRVSGMRRRHPRAFQILSGRYAHSEYLAVHLGIGFVISLAVIAIFASITEGLVEGSPLTRFDVTVANYLRQSLAPSVFDAFNVLSSLGARGAMTLLLFAGAIWYAVRRRGLELAGWVVAFIGGSLLDASLRFVVRRSELPFADLVLLDWGTGLASGHALGVVLGFGMLAYLLYAAVKGAVMRMLIIILATALIVAIVTARLYLGQGYVSDVSAGVAAGFVWLAACISGIEIARQRDWKSLSRGGG from the coding sequence ATGCTCGACGTCGTAAGCCAGTGGGTTGCCCATTACGGCTACGTTCTCGTCGCGCTCTTCCTGCTGGTCGAGGGTGCCGGCGTGCCGGTGCCCGGCGAGACCGCGCTCGTGACCGCGGCCGCGCTGGCCGGACGAGGGACGCTCTCGCTCGCCGGAGTGATCATCGCGGGCGCCATCGGCACCATCCTCGGCGGCCACACCGGGTATTGGATCGGCGCCCGCGGCGGCACGAGGTTCGTGCACCGTCATGGGAAGTGGGTGGGCCTGAGCCCGAAGCATCTCGAGCGCACGCGCCGCTTCTTCGACCAGCATGGCTCGAAGACGGTGCTGCTCGGGCGATTCGTCGCCGTGGTGCGCAGCTTCGTCGGCATCTTCGCCGGAATCACGCAGATGCCGATGCGCCAATTCGCGACCTACAACGCGATCGGCGGCAGCGTGTGGGTGGCGGCATTCAGCATTCTTGGATACGTCTTTGGACGGAATCTGCCGCGTCTCGTGCACGACATCGGGCGCGTGAGCCTGGTGCTGGCGCTGCTCATCGCCGTCGTCGTCGCGGTGGTCTTCCTGTGGCGCTGGTTCGCGAAGAATCGCACGAGCGTGGTCGCGTCGCTCGAGGAGTCGTTCGAGCGCGCCGCCGCCGGTCCGCGCGTCAGTGGAATGCGTCGTCGCCACCCGCGCGCGTTTCAGATTCTGTCGGGACGCTACGCCCACAGCGAGTATCTCGCCGTGCACCTGGGCATCGGCTTCGTGATCAGCCTGGCGGTCATCGCGATCTTCGCGTCGATCACCGAGGGGTTGGTCGAAGGGTCGCCGCTCACTCGCTTCGACGTGACCGTCGCCAACTATCTGCGGCAATCGCTCGCGCCGTCGGTGTTCGATGCCTTCAATGTGCTGAGCAGCCTCGGGGCTCGCGGCGCGATGACGCTGCTGTTGTTCGCCGGCGCGATCTGGTATGCGGTCCGCCGGCGCGGGCTCGAGCTCGCGGGCTGGGTCGTGGCGTTCATCGGCGGTTCGCTGCTCGACGCGTCGCTGCGATTCGTCGTGCGGCGGTCGGAGCTGCCGTTCGCGGACCTGGTGCTGCTCGACTGGGGAACGGGCCTCGCGAGCGGTCACGCGCTCGGCGTGGTGCTCGGCTTCGGCATGCTGGCGTATCTCCTCTACGCTGCCGTGAAGGGCGCTGTTATGCGTATGCTCATTATAATTCTGGCAACAGCGCTGATCGTGGCGATCGTCACGGCCCGTCTGTATCTCGGACAAGGGTACGTGAGCGACGTCAGCGCTGGCGTGGCCGCGGGCTTCGTGTGGCTGGCGGCGTGCATCTCGGGGATCGAGATCGCGCGGCAGCGGGATTGGAAGAGCCTGTCGCGCGGGGGCGGTTAA
- a CDS encoding alpha-hydroxy acid oxidase codes for MLDILNLDSLEARARERLDPMLFDYIAGGAADEWTLRENREAWSRYQLLPRMLRGVSARSLGTTVLGTAVSMPVLVPPMGFHGLCHDDAEEATAAAAAAEQTIFCASTVSNCSLEAIAKASDGPRWFQLYVYRDKAITRSLVERAAAAGYSALCLTVDTPMAGPRERDRRNNLRMPGHLELGNFSAEHTAMHHHGGGEGSSLAAYIASQWDPGLTWDDVAWLRSIAPMPVVVKGILAPADAALAIEHGAAAVIVSNHGGRQLDSVPAPISVLERVVEAVGGRGDVLLDGGVRRGTDVLKALAFGARAVLVGRPVLWGLTLGGYDGVRAVLQHIRAETDLAMALAGCAKITDVTRELIA; via the coding sequence ATGCTCGACATACTGAACCTCGACAGTTTGGAAGCGCGGGCGCGCGAGCGCCTGGACCCGATGCTGTTCGACTACATCGCCGGCGGCGCGGCCGACGAATGGACGCTGCGCGAGAACCGCGAGGCCTGGTCGCGCTACCAATTGTTGCCGCGCATGCTGCGCGGCGTCTCGGCGCGATCGCTCGGCACGACTGTCCTCGGAACAGCCGTATCCATGCCCGTCCTCGTGCCCCCGATGGGCTTTCATGGCCTCTGTCATGATGACGCCGAAGAAGCCACTGCCGCCGCCGCGGCGGCGGAGCAGACGATCTTCTGCGCGAGCACCGTCTCGAACTGCAGTCTCGAGGCGATCGCGAAGGCATCGGACGGGCCGCGATGGTTTCAGTTGTACGTCTATCGCGACAAGGCGATCACGCGCTCGCTCGTCGAACGCGCGGCCGCGGCAGGCTATTCCGCGCTCTGCCTCACGGTCGATACGCCGATGGCCGGGCCGCGCGAGCGCGATCGCCGAAACAACCTGCGCATGCCCGGCCACCTCGAGCTCGGAAACTTCTCGGCCGAGCATACGGCGATGCATCATCACGGCGGCGGCGAAGGGTCGTCGCTCGCGGCGTACATCGCGTCGCAGTGGGATCCGGGCCTGACGTGGGACGACGTCGCATGGCTGCGGTCGATCGCGCCGATGCCGGTCGTCGTGAAAGGAATTCTGGCTCCGGCAGACGCCGCGCTCGCCATCGAGCATGGCGCGGCGGCGGTGATCGTTTCGAATCACGGCGGCCGACAGCTCGACTCGGTCCCCGCCCCGATCAGCGTGTTGGAACGCGTCGTCGAGGCAGTCGGCGGACGCGGTGACGTCCTGCTCGATGGTGGAGTACGCCGTGGGACGGATGTGCTCAAGGCACTCGCGTTCGGGGCACGCGCTGTGCTCGTCGGAAGGCCTGTGTTGTGGGGGCTGACGCTTGGCGGCTACGACGGCGTACGCGCGGTGCTTCAGCACATTCGCGCGGAAACGGACCTCGCGATGGCACTCGCGGGCTGCGCGAAGATCACCGACGTCACTCGGGAACTGATCGCATGA
- a CDS encoding hydrolase: protein MTDTTNSANVTLDPKTTALVVIDLQQGIVGAQTAPYTAADVVERSARLAKRFREAGATVVLVHVDPGPNGVLFPRPLADIERPRMASNPDFATIVSDVGPEAGDVVVTKHSPSAFFATDLELQLRRRKIDTIVLCGIATNIGVEATARTGYEHGFNLVFASDAMTARDGELHEIVVRKFFPTIGRVRTAEEILKAMSS from the coding sequence ATGACAGATACGACGAATTCGGCGAACGTAACACTCGACCCCAAGACCACGGCGCTGGTCGTGATCGATCTGCAACAAGGCATCGTTGGCGCGCAGACCGCGCCGTACACCGCGGCCGACGTGGTGGAACGGTCGGCGCGTTTGGCGAAGCGGTTTCGCGAAGCCGGAGCGACAGTGGTGCTCGTGCACGTCGATCCCGGTCCGAATGGCGTGTTGTTTCCGCGGCCGCTGGCCGACATCGAGCGGCCGCGCATGGCCTCGAACCCCGACTTCGCGACGATCGTGTCCGACGTGGGCCCCGAGGCGGGCGACGTCGTCGTCACGAAGCACTCGCCGAGCGCGTTCTTCGCGACCGATCTCGAGCTGCAGTTACGGCGGCGAAAGATCGACACGATCGTGCTGTGTGGCATCGCGACCAACATCGGCGTCGAAGCGACGGCGCGCACCGGGTATGAGCACGGGTTCAATCTCGTGTTCGCGTCGGACGCGATGACGGCGCGCGATGGAGAGCTGCACGAGATCGTGGTCAGGAAATTCTTTCCGACGATCGGGCGGGTGAGGACAGCGGAGGAGATTCTTAAGGCAATGTCATCCTGA